A portion of the Stigmatella aurantiaca DW4/3-1 genome contains these proteins:
- a CDS encoding catalase translates to MKSHLFFISALLMGSTALAEPPPLTTDTGSPVGTNQSSKTAGPRGGILLEDFHLIEKLARFDRERIPERVVHARGVGAYGTFESAGDFSQLTRASIFSAKGKKTPMFVRFSTVIHPQGSPETLRDPRGFALKFYTDEGNWDLVGNNLPVFFIRDAIKFPDMVHSLKPSPITNRQEPGRFFDFFSHQPESTHMLTQLYSDIGIPANYRQMNGHGVHSFKFVNAKGEMRYVKFNWRSLQGVKSLTAEEAARTQAQDFQHATQDLYTSIGKGQHPSWELSVQVLDPKDLDAFSFDPLDATKVWPEDKLPPTVLGKFTLNRTPDNFFEETEQAAFSPGVMPPGIEPSEDRLLQGRLFSYADTQRYRVGANYQSLPVNKARAAVNSNNQAGSMNSGNTKSDVNYEPSVAKETADKPSFLFSQLPLSGTTQQATIAKTDNFSQAGAFYAKLSAPEKERLVKNLAGDLNQVSNPVVKARMVGFFFSANPEYGTRLAKAVGVSLDDAKATIAPLATATP, encoded by the coding sequence ATGAAATCCCACCTCTTTTTCATCTCGGCGCTGCTCATGGGCAGCACGGCCTTGGCGGAGCCTCCCCCGCTGACAACCGACACGGGCTCGCCGGTCGGCACCAACCAGAGTTCGAAGACCGCCGGCCCCCGGGGCGGCATCCTCCTGGAGGACTTCCACCTCATCGAGAAGCTGGCGCGCTTTGACCGGGAGCGCATCCCCGAGCGCGTCGTGCACGCCCGAGGCGTAGGGGCCTACGGCACCTTCGAGAGCGCGGGAGACTTCTCGCAGCTCACCCGCGCGTCGATCTTCTCCGCCAAGGGGAAGAAGACGCCCATGTTCGTGCGCTTTTCCACCGTCATCCACCCGCAGGGCTCTCCCGAGACGCTGAGGGATCCGCGGGGCTTCGCGCTCAAGTTCTACACGGACGAGGGCAACTGGGACCTGGTGGGCAACAACCTGCCGGTCTTCTTCATCCGGGACGCCATCAAGTTCCCCGACATGGTGCACTCGCTGAAGCCCTCGCCCATCACCAACCGGCAGGAGCCGGGCCGCTTCTTCGACTTCTTCTCGCACCAGCCCGAGTCCACGCACATGCTGACCCAGCTGTACTCGGACATCGGCATCCCGGCGAACTACCGCCAGATGAACGGGCACGGCGTCCACTCCTTCAAGTTCGTCAACGCCAAGGGCGAGATGCGCTACGTCAAGTTCAACTGGCGCTCGCTCCAGGGCGTGAAGTCGCTCACGGCGGAGGAGGCCGCGCGCACCCAGGCCCAGGACTTCCAGCACGCCACGCAGGACCTCTACACCTCCATCGGCAAGGGGCAGCACCCCTCCTGGGAGCTGAGCGTGCAGGTGCTGGATCCGAAGGATCTGGATGCCTTCTCGTTTGATCCGCTCGATGCCACGAAGGTGTGGCCGGAGGACAAGCTGCCGCCCACCGTGCTCGGCAAGTTCACGCTGAACCGGACGCCGGACAACTTCTTCGAGGAGACCGAGCAGGCCGCGTTCTCCCCGGGGGTGATGCCGCCGGGCATCGAGCCCTCCGAGGATCGCCTGCTCCAGGGCCGCCTGTTCTCTTACGCGGACACCCAGCGCTACCGGGTGGGCGCCAACTACCAGTCCCTGCCCGTCAACAAGGCGCGCGCGGCCGTGAACAGCAACAACCAGGCCGGCAGCATGAACTCCGGCAACACCAAGTCGGACGTCAACTATGAGCCGAGCGTCGCCAAGGAGACCGCGGACAAGCCCTCGTTCCTGTTCTCCCAGCTGCCGCTGAGCGGGACGACCCAGCAGGCCACCATCGCCAAGACGGACAACTTCTCCCAGGCGGGGGCCTTCTACGCGAAGCTGTCCGCCCCCGAGAAGGAGCGGTTGGTGAAGAACCTCGCCGGGGATCTCAACCAGGTGAGCAACCCGGTGGTGAAGGCCCGGATGGTCGGCTTCTTCTTCAGCGCGAACCCGGAGTACGGGACGCGCCTGGCCAAGGCCGTGGGCGTCTCCCTGGACGACGCCAAGGCCACCATCGCCCCCCTGGCGACCGCGACTCCTTGA
- a CDS encoding ankyrin repeat domain-containing protein: MMRKAMKLLAVVAAVMTVGMALMAGSLFLWERPSPGRVLAVSEAERYLLAAAREGDSEIVEGLVKAGTPVNVQDKRGFSPLILAAYHGHIGTVRVLLASGADACSGDSRGNTALMGAAFKGHADIVELLLQQPCAVDQSNGIGQTALMFASLFGRKDVADKLRQHGASIERKDVSGRSAQDWARTQSAEPPIPAAEPTAAAPGNQT, from the coding sequence ATGATGCGCAAGGCGATGAAGCTCTTGGCCGTGGTGGCCGCCGTGATGACCGTGGGCATGGCGCTGATGGCCGGCTCCCTGTTCCTCTGGGAGCGTCCCTCACCTGGGCGGGTCCTCGCCGTGAGCGAAGCGGAGCGCTACCTGCTCGCCGCGGCCCGGGAGGGGGACTCTGAAATCGTGGAGGGCCTCGTGAAGGCCGGCACCCCCGTGAACGTGCAGGACAAACGGGGCTTCTCGCCGCTCATCCTCGCGGCGTACCACGGCCACATCGGCACGGTGCGGGTGCTGCTGGCCTCGGGGGCGGATGCCTGCTCCGGCGACTCGCGCGGCAACACGGCGCTGATGGGCGCGGCCTTCAAGGGGCACGCGGACATCGTCGAATTGCTCCTCCAGCAACCCTGCGCGGTGGACCAGTCCAACGGAATCGGCCAGACGGCGTTGATGTTCGCCAGCCTCTTCGGCCGGAAGGACGTGGCCGACAAGCTCCGTCAGCACGGCGCCTCGATCGAACGGAAGGATGTCAGCGGGCGCTCCGCCCAGGACTGGGCCCGGACGCAGAGCGCCGAGCCGCCCATTCCCGCGGCGGAGCCCACCGCCGCGGCCCCCGGCAATCAGACGTAG